In one Sporomusa sphaeroides DSM 2875 genomic region, the following are encoded:
- a CDS encoding DMT family transporter, whose amino-acid sequence MQGVAYALPQVPPNKCKGIIFTILSAFLFGITPVLTSLTYNMGGTPETVTLFRNLFAIPVLLLTLWLKKIPLSLPLPVLRNLVLFGIIGGGITTLLLYMSYPYVGIGTATTLHFLYPIFVCLMCRIFFKERLGLQKIIVLFIAGAGILCFIDVKQITQITHITGLVLAGVSGITYAIYMVGVEKKKIDQLNPWLIIFYIAVSVSIFMLLYSIPTNKIVLLLPLKAYFYMFVLSMLTSLFAVLLLQLGIKYLGASAAAIFSLFEPVTSIISGGMFLNETITVGKIMGCILISFAVILLTTNKQVQTREVCNED is encoded by the coding sequence ATGCAGGGTGTAGCGTACGCCTTGCCGCAGGTGCCGCCGAATAAATGCAAAGGCATTATCTTTACCATTTTGTCGGCTTTTTTGTTTGGAATTACTCCTGTGTTAACATCTCTTACATACAATATGGGCGGTACACCTGAAACGGTGACGTTATTCCGGAATCTTTTCGCTATTCCTGTATTATTGCTGACACTTTGGCTGAAAAAGATACCGCTTTCGCTGCCGTTGCCAGTACTGCGTAATCTCGTGCTGTTTGGCATCATCGGCGGTGGCATAACAACGCTGCTGCTGTATATGTCCTATCCGTATGTAGGTATCGGAACTGCTACAACTTTACATTTCTTATATCCGATCTTTGTTTGTCTTATGTGCCGCATCTTTTTTAAAGAACGTTTGGGACTGCAAAAAATTATTGTGCTCTTCATTGCGGGTGCCGGAATCTTATGTTTTATCGATGTTAAGCAAATAACGCAAATAACGCATATAACCGGGCTTGTGTTAGCAGGGGTGTCAGGCATAACCTATGCAATATATATGGTCGGTGTGGAAAAGAAGAAAATCGATCAATTGAATCCTTGGCTGATTATATTCTATATAGCTGTATCGGTGTCAATTTTTATGTTATTATATAGTATCCCGACCAATAAAATTGTACTGCTTTTACCGCTAAAAGCTTATTTTTACATGTTTGTTCTTTCTATGTTAACCTCACTTTTTGCAGTACTGCTGCTACAATTGGGCATCAAATATCTGGGGGCTTCTGCAGCGGCGATTTTCAGCTTGTTTGAGCCTGTAACCAGTATAATTTCTGGGGGGATGTTTTTAAACGAGACAATCACTGTCGGAAAAATTATGGGCTGCATCCTGATTTCTTTTGCGGTTATACTCCTTACCACTAATAAGCAAGTTCAAACGCGTGAAGTTTGTAATGAGGATTAA